A single window of Halobacterium jilantaiense DNA harbors:
- a CDS encoding Tfx family DNA-binding protein, which yields MVATENTVLTDRQVEVLELRQQGYTQREVADRLGTTDSNVSAVERAARANIEKAERTLELVATLRASVQFTAPAGESFDDLVDEVYARSDEAGVTVAYPRPKLYSVLYEELSAAASQNQLAVPVKVGVSTDGDVTVHVAESPDGGDDAPGSDSTSSE from the coding sequence GTGGTCGCGACGGAGAACACGGTCCTGACGGACCGGCAGGTGGAGGTCCTCGAACTCCGGCAGCAGGGGTACACGCAGCGAGAGGTGGCCGACCGACTCGGCACGACGGACTCGAACGTCAGCGCTGTCGAGCGCGCGGCGCGAGCGAACATCGAGAAGGCCGAGCGGACGCTCGAACTGGTGGCGACGCTGCGCGCGTCCGTCCAGTTCACCGCCCCGGCCGGCGAGAGCTTCGACGACCTCGTCGACGAGGTGTACGCGCGCAGTGACGAAGCGGGCGTCACGGTCGCGTACCCCCGCCCGAAGCTGTACTCGGTGCTCTACGAGGAACTGTCGGCGGCGGCGTCCCAGAATCAGCTCGCGGTCCCGGTCAAGGTCGGCGTCTCGACCGACGGCGACGTGACCGTCCACGTGGCGGAGTCACCGGACGGCGGAGACGACGCCCCCGGTTCGGACAGCACTAGCAGCGAGTGA